In the Muricauda sp. MAR_2010_75 genome, one interval contains:
- the gap gene encoding type I glyceraldehyde-3-phosphate dehydrogenase yields MKKIVIGINGFGRIGRTLFRLLQDHPNITVAAINDVADAKTLAHLLKYDSIHGSLPADVVSNGNYIIVNGEKVSVLNHQHPKDIDWKAHGVDLVVESTGKFKKRQDLEFHLKNGAQKVILSVPPEDESIQMVVLGVNEGILSNEDDIISNASCTTNNAAPMIKVVNELCGIEQAYITTVHSYTSDQRLHDGPHRDLRRSRAAAQSIIPTTTGAAKALTKIFPDLSDVIGGCGIRVPVPNGSLTDITFNVKKETSIEEINATFKRYAENGLKNILHYTEDPIVSIDINNSYHSCTFDSLMTSVIGKMVKIIGWYDNETGYCSRIIDLIALLIKKEYV; encoded by the coding sequence ATGAAAAAAATTGTAATCGGCATTAATGGCTTTGGCCGAATTGGAAGGACGCTTTTTAGACTACTACAAGACCATCCAAATATTACTGTGGCCGCCATTAACGATGTGGCCGATGCCAAAACGCTGGCCCATCTCCTGAAATATGACAGCATTCATGGTTCACTACCTGCTGATGTTGTTTCTAATGGCAATTACATTATTGTAAATGGAGAAAAAGTCAGTGTGCTTAATCATCAGCATCCCAAAGACATCGACTGGAAAGCTCATGGGGTTGACCTTGTGGTGGAGTCCACTGGAAAATTCAAGAAAAGACAGGATTTGGAGTTTCACCTGAAAAATGGAGCCCAAAAAGTGATTCTTTCCGTGCCACCAGAGGATGAATCCATACAAATGGTGGTTTTGGGCGTAAATGAAGGGATTCTATCCAATGAGGACGACATCATTTCAAACGCTTCATGTACCACCAACAATGCGGCTCCCATGATTAAGGTGGTAAATGAACTGTGTGGAATTGAACAGGCCTATATTACCACGGTGCATTCCTACACTTCGGACCAAAGACTGCATGACGGCCCGCATCGCGACCTGAGAAGATCTCGGGCGGCCGCGCAATCCATTATTCCAACCACAACGGGAGCTGCCAAAGCCTTGACAAAAATTTTTCCTGATTTATCAGATGTCATTGGAGGATGTGGCATTCGGGTTCCCGTGCCCAATGGTTCCCTTACCGACATCACTTTTAATGTTAAAAAGGAGACTTCCATTGAAGAAATAAATGCTACCTTTAAGAGATATGCTGAAAATGGATTGAAAAACATCCTTCATTATACGGAAGACCCCATTGTTTCCATCGATATAAACAATAGTTATCATTCTTGTACGTTTGATTCTTTGATGACATCCGTTATTGGAAAAATGGTGAAGATTATCGGATGGTATGACAATGAAACTGGATATTGTTCCAGAATTATTGATTTAATAGCTTTGCTTATAAAGAAAGAATACGTTTGA
- the lipA gene encoding lipoyl synthase codes for MSTSVAESVHPPKGKPKWLRVKLPTGKKYTQLRGLVDKYDLHTICTSGSCPNMGECWGEGTATFMILGNVCTRSCGFCGVKTGRPESVDWAEPEKVARSIKIMNIKHAVLTSVDRDDLKDMGSIIWAETVKAVRRMNPETTMETLIPDFQGIESHLDRILEVAPEVISHNMETVRRLTREVRIQAKYDRSLEVLNYLKKNGANRTKSGIMLGLGEEEDEVIATMEDLRKVDVDVVTIGQYLQPSKKHLPVKQFILPEQFKKYEEIGLEMGFRHVESGALVRSSYKAHKHIQ; via the coding sequence ATGAGCACAAGCGTAGCGGAAAGCGTACATCCTCCAAAAGGAAAACCAAAATGGCTCAGGGTTAAGCTCCCCACCGGAAAGAAATACACCCAGTTGCGGGGTCTGGTGGACAAGTATGACCTGCATACCATCTGTACTTCGGGAAGTTGCCCCAATATGGGTGAGTGCTGGGGCGAAGGCACCGCTACCTTTATGATTCTGGGAAACGTTTGTACCCGTTCCTGCGGCTTCTGTGGTGTAAAGACGGGCCGGCCGGAGAGTGTGGACTGGGCAGAACCCGAAAAAGTGGCACGTTCCATAAAGATCATGAACATTAAACACGCCGTCCTCACTTCAGTGGATAGGGACGACCTAAAGGATATGGGCTCCATTATCTGGGCCGAAACGGTAAAAGCGGTTCGGAGAATGAACCCGGAAACCACCATGGAAACCCTTATACCCGATTTTCAGGGTATAGAATCCCATTTGGACCGGATTTTGGAAGTGGCACCCGAAGTGATTTCCCATAATATGGAAACCGTGAGAAGGCTTACCCGTGAAGTTCGGATTCAGGCTAAATACGACCGAAGCTTGGAAGTATTGAACTATTTGAAAAAAAATGGGGCCAACCGAACCAAATCAGGAATCATGTTGGGCTTGGGTGAAGAAGAAGATGAGGTCATTGCCACCATGGAAGACCTGAGAAAAGTAGATGTTGATGTGGTCACCATTGGACAATATCTCCAACCTTCCAAAAAACACCTCCCTGTAAAACAGTTCATTTTGCCGGAACAGTTCAAAAAATATGAGGAAATCGGATTGGAAATGGGGTTTCGACATGTAGAAAGTGGTGCGCTGGTTCGCTCTTCCTACAAAGCCCATAAACATATACAGTAG
- a CDS encoding RNA polymerase sigma factor: MEKTEQSIKENIQKAKQGNQIAFSTLLDTFWNDVYGFQLLRTKNENDAEDITIRTFSRAFDKIDTYDDTYEFKTWLITISKNLHVDLIRKRKRSFLDEMESKGDEVKKVLDETPTVEDRLITEQNLANLLQDIKKLKPHYQKVINLRYFNELSYADIAKELNEPVNNIKVKLLRAKKLLAEIIKKK; this comes from the coding sequence TTGGAGAAAACCGAACAATCCATTAAGGAAAACATTCAAAAGGCCAAACAAGGCAATCAGATTGCCTTTAGCACGCTTTTGGACACTTTTTGGAACGATGTTTATGGGTTTCAGTTACTGCGGACCAAAAATGAGAACGATGCCGAGGACATCACCATCCGCACCTTTTCCAGGGCTTTTGACAAAATAGATACTTACGATGACACCTACGAGTTCAAAACTTGGCTCATCACAATTTCAAAAAACTTGCATGTGGACCTCATCCGTAAAAGAAAGCGAAGCTTTCTGGATGAAATGGAGTCCAAAGGAGACGAGGTGAAAAAAGTGCTCGATGAAACCCCAACAGTTGAAGATAGGCTCATCACAGAACAGAATCTTGCCAATTTGTTACAGGACATCAAAAAATTGAAGCCCCATTATCAAAAAGTCATCAACCTTAGGTATTTCAATGAATTGAGCTATGCCGATATCGCCAAAGAACTCAATGAACCCGTGAACAACATCAAGGTAAAGCTCCTGCGTGCCAAAAAGCTTTTGGCCGAAATCATCAAAAAAAAGTGA
- a CDS encoding anti-sigma factor codes for MKEKVKLFLDSDILEKYLVGDASKEETLQAERYIAMYPEVRDAYNELQDNLETFAKMYAKKTPEGLKEIIISSAKQEKAVFKRFYKYAIAASVAIMIFAGSSYFFWSQNQSLQEENTLVNNKIKYLEDNMKDQLEDMRNQFIVLNNPDTRKYQVKGQREGKELKAIAYINPVKKLSYINVSNVPQLPENKCFQMWAEVNGELVNLGVIKQFDDKGKLLALPYADKAVSYITIEPEGGNTSPSVENIVANINY; via the coding sequence ATGAAAGAAAAAGTTAAATTATTTTTAGATTCGGACATACTTGAAAAATATTTGGTTGGAGATGCTTCTAAAGAAGAAACGCTTCAAGCAGAACGGTATATTGCCATGTATCCCGAGGTAAGGGACGCCTATAATGAGCTTCAAGACAATTTGGAGACCTTTGCAAAGATGTATGCCAAGAAAACCCCTGAGGGCCTCAAGGAAATCATCATTTCCAGTGCCAAACAAGAAAAGGCCGTCTTCAAGAGGTTCTATAAATATGCGATTGCCGCAAGTGTGGCCATTATGATCTTTGCCGGGTCATCCTATTTCTTTTGGAGCCAAAACCAAAGTCTTCAAGAAGAAAACACCTTGGTCAATAACAAAATCAAGTATTTGGAAGACAATATGAAGGACCAACTGGAAGACATGCGGAACCAGTTTATCGTCCTGAACAATCCAGATACCCGAAAATATCAGGTGAAAGGCCAGCGTGAAGGAAAAGAGCTCAAGGCCATCGCCTATATCAACCCCGTTAAAAAATTATCGTACATCAATGTGAGCAATGTGCCCCAACTACCGGAGAACAAATGCTTTCAAATGTGGGCTGAGGTCAATGGCGAGTTGGTAAACTTGGGTGTCATCAAACAATTTGATGATAAAGGGAAACTTCTTGCCCTACCCTATGCAGACAAGGCTGTAAGCTATATTACCATTGAGCCCGAAGGTGGAAACACCTCCCCATCAGTGGAAAATATCGTGGCCAATATCAACTATTAG
- a CDS encoding RNA polymerase sigma factor — MSTLIERHIVSLLAEKDDKAISLLYENYGDTLFGVAYKVVKDEDLAQDVLQESFIKIWKKADTYDASKAKLFTWLFRITRNTAIDKLRSVNNKSDKEVQIDVSDVYNLGVSGISPEHLDVQENLHKIEEKYRIVLEALFFEGMTQQEASDELDIPLGTIKSRLKIGLRELGKIYGTTMTLLLLLNLLP, encoded by the coding sequence ATGAGCACACTGATCGAGAGACATATTGTTTCACTACTGGCTGAAAAGGACGATAAAGCCATATCCTTATTGTATGAAAACTACGGGGATACACTCTTTGGTGTGGCCTATAAGGTGGTAAAAGATGAAGATTTGGCCCAAGATGTGCTTCAGGAAAGTTTCATCAAAATCTGGAAAAAAGCCGATACGTATGATGCTTCCAAGGCCAAACTTTTCACCTGGTTGTTCCGAATTACCCGCAACACCGCCATCGATAAATTAAGAAGTGTAAATAATAAATCGGACAAGGAAGTCCAAATAGACGTTTCAGACGTATATAATCTAGGAGTGAGTGGAATAAGTCCCGAACATCTCGATGTCCAGGAAAACTTGCACAAAATAGAGGAAAAGTACAGAATTGTTCTCGAAGCTCTGTTTTTTGAAGGAATGACGCAGCAAGAGGCAAGTGATGAACTGGATATTCCCTTGGGGACCATAAAATCTAGATTGAAGATTGGTCTTCGGGAACTTGGAAAGATTTACGGTACAACCATGACACTATTGTTATTGCTAAACTTATTGCCATGA
- the murB gene encoding UDP-N-acetylmuramate dehydrogenase codes for MNLHENISLKQYNTFGIDVKARYFVEITGLAQLQKILELEAYPKKFIISGGSNMLLTKDIDALVMHINLKGISVVDENEDDVEIKVMAGENWHELVLWSLDKGYGGLENLSLIPGNVGTAPIQNIGAYGVELKDVFVSCSAMEIETGELVAFGHDACEFGYRDSIFKNEAKGKYIITSVNLKLTKKNHTLYTGYGTIESELKEKGIVHPTIRDISNAVIAIRQSKLPDPKELGNSGSFFKNPVISQKAYTKFIKKNPEAPSYEVDGEQYKIPAGWLIEQCGFKGKRFGDAGVHEKQALVLVNYGNATGMEIWKLAQQIQKEVAEKFKIKIQPEVNIIK; via the coding sequence GTGAACCTGCATGAAAACATATCCTTAAAGCAATACAATACCTTTGGTATTGATGTGAAGGCCCGGTATTTTGTGGAAATTACTGGATTGGCACAATTGCAGAAAATTCTGGAACTGGAGGCTTATCCGAAGAAATTCATCATAAGTGGCGGCAGCAATATGTTACTTACCAAAGATATTGATGCCCTTGTGATGCACATCAACCTAAAAGGCATTAGCGTTGTTGATGAAAATGAAGATGATGTGGAAATCAAGGTCATGGCGGGTGAAAATTGGCATGAGCTGGTTTTGTGGAGCTTGGACAAAGGGTATGGCGGTTTGGAAAACCTATCGCTCATCCCTGGAAATGTGGGAACCGCACCGATTCAAAATATTGGGGCCTACGGTGTTGAATTGAAAGATGTCTTTGTGAGTTGCTCCGCTATGGAAATTGAGACCGGTGAACTAGTGGCGTTTGGCCATGATGCCTGCGAATTTGGCTACCGCGATTCCATTTTTAAAAATGAGGCGAAGGGGAAATATATCATCACTTCCGTAAACTTAAAATTGACAAAAAAGAACCATACCCTTTATACGGGATATGGCACCATAGAATCAGAACTCAAGGAAAAGGGAATTGTACACCCAACCATTAGGGATATTTCCAACGCCGTGATTGCTATTCGACAGAGCAAACTGCCCGATCCAAAAGAACTGGGAAATAGTGGAAGTTTTTTTAAAAATCCCGTTATTTCACAGAAAGCATACACAAAATTCATCAAAAAAAATCCCGAGGCGCCTTCCTATGAAGTGGACGGGGAACAGTATAAAATCCCGGCAGGGTGGCTCATTGAGCAATGTGGATTCAAGGGAAAACGATTCGGAGACGCTGGCGTGCATGAAAAACAGGCCTTGGTCTTGGTGAATTATGGAAATGCAACGGGAATGGAAATATGGAAATTGGCCCAACAAATCCAGAAAGAAGTGGCCGAAAAGTTCAAGATCAAAATTCAACCAGAAGTGAATATCATAAAATAA
- a CDS encoding pyridoxal phosphate-dependent aminotransferase, whose amino-acid sequence MPRISNKGRQMPASPIRKLVPYAEDAKKRGIHVIHLNIGQPDIKTPEVALNAVRNHNIEVLAYSMTEGSEAYREKIAHYYAKKDIHVTAKDIIVTTGGSEALSFAMGTIMDADDEIIIPEPFYANYNGFATASGVKVVPIASSIENNFALPPIADFEKLITPKTKAILICNPGNPTGYLYSKEEIQQLATLVKKHDLFLIADEVYREFTYDNKYHYSILQEDGLEANAIVVDSVSKRYSMCGARIGCLVSKNKDVIQTALKFAQARLSPPTFAQIASEAALETPQSYFDNVIEEYVARRNILVSELQKLDGVKVAVPQGAFYCVVELPIDDADDFAQWLLESFEIDGSTVMVAPAAGFYATPGLGKNQIRIAYVLKKSQLVKAVHILGKALTLYNTIK is encoded by the coding sequence CGCGGAATCCATGTTATTCATCTCAATATTGGTCAACCCGATATAAAAACCCCTGAAGTTGCATTGAATGCGGTTAGGAACCACAACATTGAGGTGTTGGCGTACAGTATGACGGAGGGTTCTGAGGCCTATCGGGAGAAAATTGCCCACTATTATGCCAAAAAGGACATCCATGTTACGGCCAAGGACATTATTGTGACCACAGGTGGGTCCGAAGCACTCTCTTTTGCCATGGGCACTATTATGGATGCGGACGATGAAATCATCATCCCTGAGCCCTTTTATGCCAATTACAATGGGTTTGCTACGGCATCTGGGGTGAAAGTGGTTCCCATTGCATCATCCATCGAAAACAATTTTGCCCTTCCCCCTATTGCAGATTTTGAAAAGCTCATCACCCCAAAAACAAAGGCCATTCTTATCTGTAACCCTGGAAATCCAACGGGATACCTATATAGCAAAGAGGAAATCCAACAATTGGCCACTTTGGTCAAAAAACATGACTTGTTCCTGATTGCCGATGAAGTTTATCGGGAGTTCACTTATGATAACAAGTACCATTACTCCATTTTACAGGAAGATGGACTTGAGGCCAATGCCATAGTGGTGGATTCGGTTTCCAAAAGATATAGCATGTGCGGCGCCCGTATTGGGTGTTTGGTGTCCAAAAACAAGGATGTGATTCAAACTGCACTCAAGTTCGCCCAAGCGCGATTATCGCCTCCAACCTTTGCACAAATAGCCAGCGAAGCGGCTTTGGAGACCCCGCAATCTTATTTTGACAATGTTATTGAGGAATATGTAGCCAGAAGGAACATTTTGGTTTCAGAACTCCAAAAACTGGATGGCGTAAAAGTGGCCGTTCCCCAAGGAGCATTTTACTGTGTGGTGGAGTTGCCCATTGACGATGCCGATGATTTTGCCCAGTGGCTTCTGGAAAGCTTTGAAATTGATGGCAGCACCGTGATGGTGGCCCCGGCAGCTGGGTTCTATGCCACACCTGGTTTGGGAAAAAATCAGATCAGGATTGCCTATGTGCTGAAAAAAAGCCAACTTGTAAAGGCCGTACACATTCTGGGCAAGGCCTTAACATTGTACAATACCATTAAGTGA